The sequence AATAATTTGTATATCTTTTCTAATTTCCGGCAGGTTAAGTCTTATTACCTCCCGCATAAGCCTTTTCGCACGATTTCTTTGAACCGCATTGCCGACTTTCTTCGAAGCAATAAAACCAAATCTATTAGGTTCTTTAAATAATACATAAATAGCTACATTTTTTGCAGAGTAATTTTTACCGATCTCA comes from Desulfosporosinus meridiei DSM 13257 and encodes:
- the rnpA gene encoding ribonuclease P protein component, whose protein sequence is MLQRKFRLRQKSGFKAIFEIGKNYSAKNVAIYVLFKEPNRFGFIASKKVGNAVQRNRAKRLMREVIRLNLPEIRKDIQIICIARARIKGVSYSEVESNIMYILKRANTLIKR